Genomic segment of Calypte anna isolate BGI_N300 chromosome 12, bCalAnn1_v1.p, whole genome shotgun sequence:
GAAAGGGTTCTCTGAGGGTGGGTGTGGGGAGTGGAGAAGGGGTGGCTGGCTGGGAGATTAGCGTGGAGGGTGTTTTGGGGTGGTgtctgggaggaggagagataAAATTTTGAGGTGCAAGGGAGGGGAGTGTTAGTAGAGGGGGAAGAAACGTTTGGGGTGAGAGGAAATGGAAGTGATTAAAACGACTGGGAAGGTTTTACAGAGTGAAAAGTGTGATGTGGAAAGTGTCAAGGTTTAAACAGAAAGACTGGATTATGGGGATGAGTGTTCTTGGTTGAGTCCATCAGGGCTGGAAGCTAATTGTATGTGCTTATTGCCTGAGTGACTGACAGGATCAGAGAAGAACTGTTAGAAAGTTCTTTTTCAGTGTTAGAAAGTAAATGGGACTCTCTAGGGCAGCAgattcttcacatttttttgtaCATCAAAACTTTGCTAGGTGGGAAACCTTGTAGCTGATACagcaatttattatttaattggAATTTGCTTGCTAGTGATTAACATTGTTTCTGAACGAGTACAAATTCTCCCCTTTCCTAATGATTGCTTAGTTTTGAGTGTTGGTGTTCAGTTATTGTGATAAACTCTCCTGATCTGACCTTTTTTGGGCGGGGTCAGCCTAGTtgtgggaggggaaaaaaaaataagaaaaaaaaaggtgtttttaagattttttcctACAACACTTTGAAAAGACACTGACAATATTTGGCCTCAAGCTTGCCACGGGCAATGTGTGCCCCAGAGCAGATCCCTGATGGTTTAGTTGTGTCTGTGCTCACAGCTTTGTCTGAATTCTGAGTAAGAGAAATTGTAACTGCTGTGGATCACACCAGTTAGAACTTAAAtctcctgctcagcaccagTGTTGTTGTTTGCTCTCCTCTTTGCTGCTTTGTGTTGCCCAAAATGTGTTGGGAGCATTCTCTGTTGCAGTCAGCAGCTTTACCTGATCTGCAGCTCTCACCACCTCGTGTTTTTCTTTCGAGCTTTCCTTTGTTGTTGTTGcgtaaaaaacaaaaaaaaaaagttgctattacgaaactttttttttgtgctggagACGTTGCTCAATTTTCACTTTGGGATTTGCTTCCTGAGACACATCACATGTTACTTAGAAGCATGTGCTTCACTTCGTGTGCTTTACATACTCACTGCTTCATACCTGATAATTTGAAAGGGTAATTTGTGTTCTATTTGTACAGGAGAACATGCAGATGTGTATGcaaatttatttgaattttggTTGCCCAACATGCTCACTCTAGGGCTGTTTTTTCGTGAGTCCACCCTGCTAATTATTGCTTGTATGAGTGAGTAGCCAGTTCCTGTTTCAGTgtgaagtgtgtgtgtatgcatcTGCTTTTGTAACACTTGTGTAGGTTGGGgcttattttattcttattttattctgcattttttcctggtttataAGTGTGATTCTTGACTTAATTTCACTCCTTCCcacagaagggaaggaaataaatatgtAGGGAAGGTGTAATAAATATgaactatttatattttattttttccttcatattaaCAGATATAATTTTACAGGTTAAAAGTAATTGACTTGTactttaggaaaataaaaatttaattgagGTATCTTTTATATCTTTACTCACCCTTGAAATTTTTAGTCTTGCTGTTGGGTGGTGTCAGTGAGGGAGTATGAACTTGTGGTAATTCTTGCTcatgcatggggttttttggtgtctGTTTTGAGggctgtttgtttatttgctctTTGGTTAAACAGTTTcaattttgctttgcagaacCAAGTAAGTTTTCACAAACACTGAACGGAACTCCTGCTTCAAACACAGTCAGCAGTGGAATGGACCCCTTCCACGCCTGTAGTATTCTTCAGCAGCTTAAAACCATGTATGATGAAGGACAACTGACAGATATTGTGGTGGAAGTGGATCATGGGAAAACATTCTCCTGTCATAGGAATGTTCTTGCTGCAATCAGTCCTTACTTCAGGTACAGTTATCTGTTGCTCTGATAGTGATCAAAAGCAGAATTATGCCTTGTTTCCATTAAAGGAAAATCAGCAAAACCCCCAAATTGCTGATATTCTGTTTAACTATGAGTAATGTAGTGCACCTAGTAAgtaaaggttgttttttttcctaaaatcacTGAATTATCAGTTTCTGTTTATCACAGGAGAGTTTAATTGGGAAAAAAGGTCatatggtttaaaaaaacccaaacaacaagCAACCAAAAATTCCTATAATATGAGGATATCTTGGGTACAGTAACAGCACAGTTAAACtacttgtttcctttttaaagttaaatattCTGGGATATGGATATAAAGCAAAGCATTGAATGCTGAGTGCACAGACTTGGCCATGCCAAGAGCTTTGTTTGTAAACTGAGTGAATTTTAATGGGGTTAATGAGATCATTAAGCAAGAAATTCCAGCTTGCCCGTTTTGCTGCAGGAAGTCTAGAACAACCTCCAGTTCTGGCACCCAAAAGGACAGTGTAACAGCAGAGATGAAGCTATTGGTGCTGACAGAAGTGCAAACACACTCGGGTTTGCTGTGCAAcatcatttcctttcttctggggctgcatcaaaatggcggccggtcaccagtggtgtcccccagggatcagtgttgggcccagtgctgttcaatatcttcattgatgatttagatgaggggattgagtccatcatcagcaaatttgcagatgacactaagctgggggggagtgtggatcagctggaaggcaggagggctctgcagagggacctggacagactggagagttgggctgattgcaatgggatgagcttcaacacggccaagtgccgggtcctgcactttggccacaacaaccccatggggagctccaggctggggacagagtagCTGAGAGtagccagacagaaagggacctgggagtctggattgacaggaagctgaacatgagccagcagtgtgcccaggtggccaagaaggccaatggcatcctggcctgtattaggaacagcgtggccagcaggtccaaggaagtgattctgcccctgtactcagccctggtgaggccacagcttgagtcctgtgtccagttctgggccccccagttcaggaaggagattgaggtgctggagcaggtccaaaggagggcaaccaggctggtgaagggactcgagcacagaccttatgaggagaggctgagggagctgggggtgttcaggctggagaagaggaggctcaggggagacctcatcactctctacaactccctgaaaggaggttggagccaggggggggttggtctcttttgccagacgactttaaacaagacaagagggcatggtcttaagttgtgccagggaaggtttaggttggatattagaaagaatttctttatggagagggtgatcagacattggaatgggctgcccagggaagtagtggattctccgtgtctggagatatttaaaaagagagtggatgtggcactgagtgccatgagctgggaactgcagcagtagtggatcaagggttggacttgatgatctctgaggtcccttccaacccagccaattctatgattccaccCGTGCTGAGAAATGAATTTGAATTACTTTTCTCTTGTAGATCTATGTTCACTAGCGGCCTTACAGAGAGCACCCAGAAGGAAGTTCGTATCGTTGGTGTTGAAGCAGAGTCAATGCATTTAGTATTGAACTATGCATATACCTCCAGAGTCGTGCTGACAGAGGCCAACGTCCAAGCTTTGTTCACTGCAGCCAGTATCTTCCAGATCCCTTCCATCCAAGACCAGTGTGCTAAATACATGATCAGTCATTTGGACCCACAGAACTCCATCGGGGTGTTCATCTTTGCTGATCACTATGGCCATCAGGAGCTCAGAGACAGGTCCCAAGACTACATTCGTAAAAAGTTTCTGAGTGTCACCAAAGAGCAGGAATTTCTTCAGCTGAGAAAAGACCAACTGATAAGCATACTCGACAGTGATGACTTAAATGTAGACAAGGAAGAACACGTTTATGACAGCATTATAAGGTGGTTTGAGCACGAACAGAATAAGAGAGAAGTGCACCTTCCAGAAATATTTGCCAAATGCATCCGTATGCCTCTGTTGGAAGAGACATTTTTAGAGAAAATCCCTCCCATGTTTGCACAGGCTATGGCCAAAAGCTGTGTACAAAAGGGACAACCTAGTGCCAATGGCTACACACAGCGTCTTGGGATGACTGCTTCTGAGATGATCATTTGCTTTGATGCTGCCCACAAACACTCAGGAAAGAAGCAAACAGTGCCTTGTTTAGATTCGGTCACAGGGAGAGTGTTTAAACTATGCAAGCCACCAAATGACTTGAGGGAGGTTGGAATTCTTGTATCTCCTGATAATGATATTTATATTGCGGGTGGTTACAGGCCGAGCAGCAGCGAGGTCTCCATTGACCACAGAGCAGAGAGTGATTTTTGGATGTATGATCACTCTGGCAACAGGTGGATCCCAAAAGCTCCTCTGCTGCGAGCCAGGATAGGCTGCAAATTGGTTCATTGCTGTGGTAAACTGTATGCAATAGGTGGTCGTGTTTATGAAGGAGATGGGAGAAACTCACTCAAGTCTGTGGAGTGTTATGACAGCAGAGAGAACTGTTGGACAGCTGTCTGTCCCATGCCTGTAGCAATGGAGTTTCATAGTGCTGTGGAATATAAGGATAACATCTATGTTTTACAGGGTAAGGTGGTTTGACTGACTACGTGGTGTTTTGTTGGTAgtgggattgttcagtctgaCTGAACACAACGTGGTGTTTTGTTGGTAgtgggattgttcagtctgaCTGAACACAACGTGGTGTTTTGTTGGTAgtgggattgttcagtctgaCTGTCTGCACTCTCCTGGAGCACCTTAGAAAACCCAACTCTCCTGGATGCTTAAAGGAGAGCCCTGGGACAAGGATGTGggaggaaggcaaaaaagagCAGTGAGCAAGAAGAGGGAGATTCTCATGCCCAGGGAATGTGGCACCAAGTTGTGGTAACTGCAAAAATGGCAGTTTTGGTGCTGCTGTAAGTCAATGGTATATTAATTTTCACTGTGAAGATTTCCTTATTTAATCTTCCTTAGCTGTGTGAAGTGCACTGGTGttgaagaaaatatattgtCCTATGACAAGGCACTTGGAATTTTATTTGGCTAAAGCTGTGAAAATTCCTGGTGTCTGTATTCTTAGTGAATTGTAAAATTCAGGTAACCACTGTGGGACTTCACTTCCTGACCTATTGACTTTTTGAAGTCACCCTAGAAACTAGGGAAGATAATTAATCACTTTCTAGTGAGCTCTCTTTCTTTGGTCAGTACCTATAGTGCTGCTTCTACATCCTTTCTTCTGGTAAATGATCAGGCTTATTTGTACATTAGATAGTTATTCTTAAATTAATACAAAGAAGGGGACTGGTCAAATATTTGttcttccctttgttttgttATAAAGAtcttacataaaataaatatttggatGTGTGCATGAGCCATATAGCAATCTACACTTACAAAGTGAAGAGAGTGGTCTGTGGAGCTCTAGTAAGTCCAAGAAGTGGAAAGTCATGGTTATTTTTTGGTAAGGGTCATCTCTAGAAACACTTAGAGAAGCTGGAATCTTAGACCCATACCAGCTCCCTCTTTGGGTCACTCTCCATACAAAGCTGGACCACAGGAAAGAAACAGGGTAGAGAATACTGTAAGGTCATTGTTATTTACCAGAAGTCATCAACTTGATCTCCTGCCACTCAGTAAGGTTGGTGGGCTTCTGCTGGAGTTGTagagagttttttttttctgctttttatcagTTTTAGCTCTTGGTGGTTGTGGCTTTaattaattctgtttaaatAATTCTGATAAGTTTTCTCAATATGTCTGTTCTGTTGGGTGAGACATCTGCTTTAGATGGCTTCAAAGGAATGCTGAGCAGTATTTAACTGAGGAATATTAACTGAGGAGTATTTGTGCATCCTTTAAATGCTTCTTAGAAGTGCTAAAAAGTGGTTGTTATTATAAACTGTGGAATAACAGTGTGTCTTGTTTACAAATTTTAGCTGCAGTAATTCTGTGCTTCAGTGGTTTAAATGACAACTTGATGCTCATATAAATAAGCAAACTGTTCCACTGTGCTAACCAGCAAATTAGAAAGATTGGAGTTATGGAAAACAGGAAACTTTTTTATTTGAGTGTGGTGGGTAAAACCTTGATTAAGTTGCACTGAAGTGGTATAAAaaaatttgtcatttttctaGAGAAAGCTCATGATTTTGCAGTAGTCAGTGAGGCTTGGTAAAAGTATTAAAATGCCACCAGAGCACAAGCATCAGTTGTAGGAGATTACACTGTGGAACAGAAGTGAATAATCAAAAAAGGTATTATCTGTAAGACTTAATTTCCTAAGCTACGTTCCACCCATTTTactctatttttctattttttgttataGTTGAAGTGCTCAATTACACAGCAGTTTGGTTACAGCTCTTAAAATAATCACGTGAAACTGTGTGTGATTTGAATTATACAAATATTTGGCAGAtgttaggctttttttttttccctgtgctttacAAAAGACAAAGTGGTCTTTATCTTTGTACTTTTCATGAAGTTTGCAGAGCATGAACTTTCAGTCTAAGTTCCATTACCTACAGTCTGTAGATGCAGTCAACAGAAGAAGTGTTTTATACCCTAACCACAAAAATAACTCTGAATCAGTAGCTTCATCCAAGTATTCACCTGGCATCCTTTTAAGCAGATCAACCCAACCACCTGATAGAAGTAGCTTCAAAATCTGTGTGTAGTACAAGACAATTTCCTCAGCTTTAACAACTTCCAGGCAGTGAATTCTGAGCCCTCCCAGTCTGTAGGTGATGTGTTGGGAAAGTGCTAATGAAAAAATAGTTGAGACATTTCAACAGTTTTGAATTTTGAAAGGAATTTTGAAGGGTTTTGTCCCAAATGATTAGGTATGGTTTTAGAAGTAGCTAGGAAATATGTAAAACATTGTATTTTTGATGTGCTTCACATTCCCTCTTTTTATACAGCTGGAATAGCAACTCAAAGTAGTTGCTATTCACACTATTTTTGTAATGTTTCAAAAACTGTGTATAATACAAGACAATTTCCTCAGGTTTAACAACTTCCAGGCACTGAATTCTGAGCCCCCCCAGTCTGTAGGTGATGTGTTGGGAAAGtgctaatgaaaaaattattgagACATTTCAAcaattttgaattttgaaaGGAATTTTGAAAGGTTTTGTCCCAAATGATTAAGTATGCTTTTAGAAGTAGCTAGGAAATATGTAAAACATTGTATTTCTGATGTGCTTCAAATTCCCTCTTTTTATACAGCTTGAATAGCAACTCAAGTTAGTTTTTATTCACACTATTAATATTGTTGTAATGCTTCAAAACCTGTGTGTAGTACAAGACAATTTCCTCAAGTTTAACAACTTCCAGGCACTGAATTCTGAGCCCCCCCAGTCTGTAGGTGATGTGTTGGGAAAGTGCTAATGAAAAAATAGTTGACATTTCAATGTTTTTGAATTTTGAGAGGTTTTGTCCTGAATTATTAAGTATGGTTTTAGAAGTGGCTAGGAAATATGTAAAACATTGTATTTCTGATATGCTTCAAATTCCCTCTTTTTATACATCTGGAATAGCAACTTAAAGTAGTTTTTATTCACACTATTTTTGTAATGCACTCGGAAGAATGGtgttagggttttgttttgtttttttttattttatatgggATCAAGGCTTTTAAAAGTTGTTAGACCATTTCTGTCTGTGGAAGAACATACCTTTTAGAGCTGCTGTTCTGGAAACGAAGCATaagttatgttttatttttcctctctcttttcaggggaattttttctctgctatgATCCCCAGAAGGATTATTGGGGATTTTTGACCCCAATGACTGTGCCTAGAATCCAAGGCTTGGGAACTGTATACAATGACTCCATCTACTACATAGCTGGCACCTGTGGAAACCACCAACGTATGTTTACTGTAGAGGCCTATGACATAGAGCAGAACAAGTGGACTCGAAAAAAAGACTTCCCCTGTGATCAGTCCATCAACCCCTACATCAAACTCGTCCTCCTCAAAAACAAACTCCACCTCTTTGTCAGAGCTACTCAAGTCACTGTTGAAGAGCACGTTTTCAGAACCACCAGGAAGAATTCTCTCTACCAGTATGATGAGGTTACTGACCAGTGGCAGAAAGTCTATGAGACTCCAGACAGGCTCTGGGATTTAGGCCGGCATTTTGAATGTGTTGTTGCTAAATTGTATCCGCAGTGTCTTCAGAAAgttatttaagtttttttttttcttttcttttttttttttttttttttttttttttttttttttttttcagtaacaggCCTTAGTGATTTCAGTGGTAATCCGATGCTAGAGAAAACAcatcttaaagaaaacaaagaaattctgTCAGTATTTATTGTAATCTGAAACAGACAGTTTTTTTGAACACGGGGACGGGTGCTCTTTAAAGGTTGCAGTCTGGGGAGGGAATTACTGATTCAGTTTCTTATTTACTGATATTTTCCTGGGAAATAAGAAGGAGGTTACAAAGTGCAattatcagcattttttttttcctggtaaacACTTAATCATGCCATCCTAAGAAGGGTGTTTTTGTGGTAAGAGCAAATTAAGTGGAAGAGCCAGGATCACTATGCactacagtgaaagaaaatctaGCATTAGTAGCTAAGGATGTCCAAGATGTTTggaagtgactttttttttctctttttttttttttttaaatacggGTAAAAATTGAATTGAGGCAATATCActaattctggttttgtttctaattattattttttttttttaactttagaTTGAAACGATGTAGAGGAATGGTAGATTCTGAttcataatgattttttttttgtactgttttTGAAGTTTGCTAAGATGTTTGTGATGTTGTTTGTGCAAATACTCAAGACAGAATTGGAACATGGAGTACCTTTTGGCCCAGGTGGAGGCCTGTTCAGATTACTGTACCACTTCCTGtctgtggatttatttttgttgttaaaattCTGCTTAAttataggggggaaaaaagaatccCAACACCTATTTTCTGCCACTTAGTGctgtaaaaactttttttaaacactgcttgaatatttttttcatcccaTAAAGGGCTTTAACCCAAAAGTTGATGGTGCTAGTACATTTTTAATACTTGTTTGTCTGAAATGGGATAGCCTTATGCTCCTGTTTAAGACAGCCTATTATTTTTCACAGAGTGTGTGTCTGTCCTCAGGCCCTGTCCTGTCATCATATTGTCTTTTTTAACTTAACATTTTTACTGCAGTGGGATTCTTGCACAGAGTGGTGACAGGATATGGCCTTAATaatatggaatatttttttttttccttttcgtGTGCATTCTGTCTCCATTGAAGTCAAAGGCTGTGTGCAGAGTTGGCACATGCTCCAGTAATTTGGAAGAGTGTGGCTTAACTTTACAagttgttttttcatttctccctgCAGTCAAGCTCTCAGAAACCACCTGTGTCAGTGTGATCTGTAATGTGAAAATTTGCACTACTGAGCTGTCTTCATTATGCAGTGTATTAAAGCAACATTGACAATAAATACCCATGGCTTAAAGTTATCTTAGATACAAATACAGAATGAGGTTCCACTGGACTGCAAcacttttctctgtgtttaacATTTTGCTTAGTTTcaaagaagcaaataaattcCAAGTTCAACCTCTTATTTCAGCAGTGAAAACTGGACttagaagggaaaagaggagtCCTGGAACACCTATAATTTTGTTATAGGTGTAATTAGGCTGTAATTTGCCAGGTTTAATTTCTTACAGCTCTAActtttgcagagctgtggttGTTATCTTACTCTTCCCTATTTACTGAACTCAACCAGTTAACTTGAAATGGCAGTGGCCATCTCTGGCTCTAAGTGCTTACCATTATCTGGCTTAACAGCTGATGTTTCAGTAAGCCAAATATTTAGTTCATTGTTTATCCCCGGGGCATGGCTGAGGATTTAGATCATGTTAGTTTATTCTGTGGTCTTACTGGTCCCAAATGGAATCTTCCTAATGCATGAAAATAACTCTCCTGGTTCTGTTTCTGAATTCTTGaacaaaaaagtttaaaaaggcaaaaacaaaccaacaaaaaaaactgtgaaaagaaaaacaaaacaacacaacaagGCCTCTTTGCATTACATACCTCATCTTCCAGAGGCTCACCAAACCACTTCTTTCAAATGTGAgcacctgcatttttttttttttttttctcaagttgaCAGTTCTTGCTGAAACTGCATTTTCCAACAGTGTTGAGGtgtgttgtttctttgtttagttttcttcaGGATACTCTTTGACATAGACCCATAGCCAAGAgtaagagggttttttttaaaaaaatacaactgatttgatttttaaaattctccttAGTCCTTGGCTAGCTCTCTTTGCGCTGTTGTAGGCCTCTAGCTGCAAACTTTCTGAAGCACCCTCCCTAACAGTGTTGCATTTGTGtgtaaaactattttttttttttttgcaaagtgtTGCAtaactttttcttgtttgttttttttgtttgttttgttttttgtttgggttttttttaggcttGGTTGAGTATTTACGAGacttcttgctgctttttgacAATCTTCTATATTTATTTAGTAGAACAAATTTCAATATATTACTTGAAACTATGAACTAGAATTGAGTTAGCAATTTGACTGGTCATGTGATGTATAGAAGTACAATATGCTGTGGTTCATTCTGCAGTAggtttgttcattttgttttatctgCACTAAAAGTATGAAGATCTCCATTCTGTTTAACCATTCAAACTGAGGGTGTGATCCAAGTCTGTAATGTGTTTAAAAGCTAAATCCTGGAACTTGCCGTGGGAGTAGAATA
This window contains:
- the KBTBD8 gene encoding kelch repeat and BTB domain-containing protein 8, with the protein product MAALGEPSKFSQTLNGTPASNTVSSGMDPFHACSILQQLKTMYDEGQLTDIVVEVDHGKTFSCHRNVLAAISPYFRSMFTSGLTESTQKEVRIVGVEAESMHLVLNYAYTSRVVLTEANVQALFTAASIFQIPSIQDQCAKYMISHLDPQNSIGVFIFADHYGHQELRDRSQDYIRKKFLSVTKEQEFLQLRKDQLISILDSDDLNVDKEEHVYDSIIRWFEHEQNKREVHLPEIFAKCIRMPLLEETFLEKIPPMFAQAMAKSCVQKGQPSANGYTQRLGMTASEMIICFDAAHKHSGKKQTVPCLDSVTGRVFKLCKPPNDLREVGILVSPDNDIYIAGGYRPSSSEVSIDHRAESDFWMYDHSGNRWIPKAPLLRARIGCKLVHCCGKLYAIGGRVYEGDGRNSLKSVECYDSRENCWTAVCPMPVAMEFHSAVEYKDNIYVLQGEFFLCYDPQKDYWGFLTPMTVPRIQGLGTVYNDSIYYIAGTCGNHQRMFTVEAYDIEQNKWTRKKDFPCDQSINPYIKLVLLKNKLHLFVRATQVTVEEHVFRTTRKNSLYQYDEVTDQWQKVYETPDRLWDLGRHFECVVAKLYPQCLQKVI